The following are from one region of the Halomonas qaidamensis genome:
- the rnr gene encoding ribonuclease R, whose amino-acid sequence MKYWTLSDDPHAEREAQKYDNPAPSREYLLAALETYGKPITHENMSRMLGIEDEDHLEAVRRRMAAMERDGQVLRDRRGAYALIDKLDLIKGKVLGHRDGFGFLLRDDGKKPDLVLPPRQMRRVFHGDYVLARVSGRDRRGRDEATIADVIARNTQTIVGVYRSNSPEFGVLIPENPRITQEVIIPHTASAGAKDGQVISAKIVQQPATRVQPVGEVIEVLGERMDPGMEIDIAIRSYDIPAEFPPEVLDQTSGISAEVLEEDKQHRVDLRELPLVTIDDESAKDFDDAVCAWKTKSGSWKLLVAIADVSHYVRPGTALDDEARTRGNSVYFPGQVVPMLPELLSNGLCSLNPQVDRVVMVCEMNISKTGAISRYSFYEAVMNSHARLTYNKVAAILDSESDEGEALRNEYKGLVKPLQNLHELYGLLRSAREERGAIDFDTTETAIIFNDERKIEKIVPRTRNDAHKLIEECMLAANVATARFLDKHDLPALYRIHERPTPERLDKLRLFLSELGLSVGGGDMPTPQDYQALREAIIDRPDADIIQTVMLRSMNQAVYSPQNEGHFGLAYQAYAHFTSPIRRYPDLLVHRAIRSVIRGPRQTNTVVRVEGAPVDPPSKWCPYTFEQMLELGEHCSMTERRADEATRDVESWLKCEFMSDKLGETFDGTIASVTQFGLFVRLDDFYVEGLVHVTSLPSDYYHYEAEKHRLKGERTGTTYRLGDGLTVQVARVDMDDRKIDFGLADDKPRPRRQPRKRRGGEGGAGKEGGADKAASTDKQPTRRGPRRTRNGPRKPSPNKG is encoded by the coding sequence ATGAAGTACTGGACGTTAAGTGATGATCCGCACGCCGAGCGCGAGGCGCAAAAGTATGACAATCCTGCGCCCAGCCGCGAGTATTTATTAGCTGCCCTGGAAACGTACGGCAAGCCGATAACCCACGAAAATATGAGCCGTATGCTCGGCATTGAAGATGAAGATCATCTTGAAGCGGTTCGCCGGCGCATGGCCGCCATGGAGCGCGATGGTCAGGTGCTGCGCGACCGGCGTGGTGCCTATGCCTTGATTGATAAGCTGGATCTGATTAAAGGCAAAGTGCTAGGCCACCGAGATGGCTTTGGTTTTCTGTTGCGCGACGATGGGAAAAAACCGGATTTAGTGCTGCCACCACGCCAGATGCGCCGTGTTTTCCACGGGGATTATGTGCTGGCGCGAGTGAGTGGACGTGACCGCCGCGGCCGTGATGAGGCGACCATCGCTGATGTGATTGCGCGAAATACCCAAACGATTGTGGGGGTATACCGTAGCAATTCACCTGAGTTTGGCGTGCTAATTCCTGAGAATCCTCGTATTACCCAGGAAGTTATTATTCCTCATACCGCAAGCGCTGGTGCAAAAGATGGCCAGGTGATTTCTGCGAAAATCGTTCAGCAGCCAGCTACGCGTGTTCAGCCGGTAGGCGAAGTTATCGAAGTGCTGGGTGAGCGGATGGACCCTGGCATGGAAATAGATATCGCGATTCGTAGTTACGATATCCCCGCTGAGTTTCCGCCAGAAGTGCTTGACCAAACTAGCGGTATTTCAGCAGAAGTATTAGAGGAAGATAAGCAACACCGTGTCGATCTGCGTGAGCTTCCGTTGGTTACCATTGACGATGAGTCTGCCAAAGATTTTGACGATGCGGTGTGTGCTTGGAAGACCAAGTCGGGTAGTTGGAAGCTGCTGGTTGCGATTGCCGATGTGTCGCACTACGTGCGTCCTGGTACCGCGCTTGATGACGAGGCACGTACGCGGGGGAATTCGGTGTACTTCCCCGGCCAAGTGGTGCCGATGTTGCCGGAGTTGCTTTCAAACGGTTTGTGTTCGTTAAACCCCCAAGTGGATCGTGTGGTGATGGTTTGTGAGATGAACATCTCCAAAACCGGCGCAATTAGTCGCTACTCGTTCTATGAAGCGGTAATGAATTCCCACGCCCGCCTGACCTATAACAAGGTGGCGGCCATTCTCGATAGCGAGAGTGACGAAGGCGAAGCGCTGCGTAATGAGTACAAAGGGCTGGTAAAGCCACTGCAAAATCTGCACGAGCTTTACGGCCTGCTGCGTAGTGCGCGCGAAGAGCGCGGTGCGATTGATTTCGATACCACTGAAACGGCGATTATCTTTAATGATGAGCGCAAGATTGAAAAAATTGTGCCTCGCACCCGTAACGATGCTCACAAGCTGATCGAAGAGTGCATGCTGGCAGCTAACGTGGCTACCGCGCGTTTCTTAGATAAACATGATCTGCCAGCCCTGTACCGGATTCACGAGCGGCCAACCCCAGAGCGCCTTGATAAGCTGCGCCTGTTCTTAAGTGAGCTAGGTCTTTCCGTGGGCGGTGGCGATATGCCAACGCCTCAGGACTATCAAGCGTTACGCGAGGCGATTATTGATCGCCCAGATGCTGACATTATCCAAACCGTCATGCTGCGCTCGATGAATCAAGCGGTTTATTCGCCGCAGAACGAGGGGCACTTTGGCTTGGCTTACCAGGCCTACGCGCACTTCACGTCACCCATTCGCCGTTATCCTGACCTGTTGGTGCACCGCGCTATCCGCTCGGTTATTCGTGGGCCTCGCCAAACCAATACGGTGGTTCGGGTTGAAGGCGCACCTGTCGATCCGCCGAGCAAGTGGTGCCCTTACACCTTTGAGCAAATGCTTGAGCTGGGTGAGCACTGCTCGATGACCGAGCGGCGGGCTGATGAAGCAACCCGTGATGTTGAAAGCTGGCTCAAGTGTGAGTTCATGTCTGACAAGCTGGGTGAAACCTTCGATGGCACTATTGCCTCGGTAACCCAGTTTGGCCTGTTTGTACGCCTTGATGACTTCTATGTTGAAGGGTTGGTGCATGTCACTTCGCTGCCCTCCGACTACTATCACTATGAGGCGGAAAAGCATCGTCTTAAAGGCGAACGTACAGGTACAACGTACCGCCTGGGCGACGGGCTGACGGTTCAGGTTGCGCGGGTAGACATGGATGATCGTAAGATCGACTTTGGCCTTGCCGATGACAAGCCTAGACCGCGTCGTCAGCCACGTAAGCGTCGTGGTGGAGAAGGCGGGGCTGGTAAAGAAGGTGGGGCTGACAAAGCAGCATCCACCGATAAGCAGCCGACACGTCGCGGTCCAAGACGCACGCGTAATGGCCCGCGTAAACCATCACCGAATAAGGGTTGA
- a CDS encoding Lrp/AsnC family transcriptional regulator produces MQNAVILINTEKGQVKAVAERLADVEGISEVYSTCGRYDLVAIARTPDFESLAELVTERLNAVEGISDTETLNAMQVHSRHDLETMFSLGW; encoded by the coding sequence ATGCAAAACGCTGTGATTTTAATTAATACCGAGAAAGGCCAAGTAAAAGCAGTCGCGGAGCGCCTGGCTGATGTCGAGGGCATTAGTGAAGTGTATTCGACCTGTGGCCGCTATGATTTGGTCGCGATTGCCCGTACACCTGATTTTGAGAGCCTCGCTGAACTCGTCACGGAGCGTCTAAATGCTGTTGAGGGTATCAGCGATACCGAAACATTGAATGCGATGCAGGTACACTCTCGTCACGATCTAGAAACAATGTTTTCGCTAGGTTGGTAG
- a CDS encoding DNA/RNA non-specific endonuclease: MGKSLSRWRRQGKRLGIAVLFVVVGAGLWEFQERQHKDDYTWMGVPTWDGFHPTTFHRVLRNDGFLAGWSDVRANALWVSYQVEAVADDTRIGSRPNFKADWRTLWPIGTDSYAGSGYDRGHLAPNYAIAAVHGRSAQVDTFLMSNMTPQRPNLNRQLWQRLEESVMDHFAPRFDRLQVITGPIFPERFMDNVFNRVGFVEVPEAFYKIIVVPDEEATLALAFIMPQDVRGNEPLDDYLVTIDEIESRTGLNFFPDLSAEREAVVEGQLRTQGWALEEVARRPGRFQ, from the coding sequence TTGGGGAAATCTCTTTCGCGCTGGCGTCGTCAGGGAAAACGCCTTGGTATCGCTGTGCTGTTTGTCGTTGTGGGGGCGGGGCTTTGGGAGTTTCAGGAGCGTCAGCATAAGGACGACTATACATGGATGGGGGTGCCCACCTGGGATGGATTTCATCCAACCACTTTTCATCGTGTGCTGAGAAACGATGGCTTTTTAGCAGGGTGGTCAGATGTGCGAGCCAATGCTTTGTGGGTCAGCTATCAAGTTGAAGCGGTAGCTGATGACACGCGTATTGGTTCACGACCTAATTTTAAAGCTGACTGGCGCACATTATGGCCAATTGGTACCGACAGTTATGCGGGCAGTGGTTATGATCGTGGGCATTTGGCACCTAACTATGCAATTGCAGCGGTACATGGCCGCAGTGCCCAGGTTGATACCTTTTTGATGAGTAATATGACGCCTCAGCGGCCTAATTTAAATCGCCAGCTTTGGCAGCGTCTAGAAGAGTCGGTAATGGATCACTTTGCGCCACGCTTTGATCGTTTGCAGGTGATTACTGGCCCGATTTTTCCAGAGCGTTTTATGGATAATGTGTTTAATCGGGTGGGTTTCGTAGAAGTGCCGGAAGCGTTTTACAAAATTATCGTTGTACCGGATGAAGAGGCAACGTTGGCACTAGCTTTTATCATGCCGCAAGACGTTCGTGGTAATGAACCGTTAGACGATTATCTGGTGACTATTGATGAGATCGAGTCGCGCACAGGGTTGAATTTTTTCCCTGATTTGTCGGCAGAGCGTGAGGCGGTAGTGGAAGGCCAGTTACGAACCCAAGGCTGGGCGTTAGAAGAGGTCGCGCGACGTCCTGGGCGTTTTCAATAA
- a CDS encoding high-potential iron-sulfur protein, with the protein MANQSRRKFMRNSVMGLAALPFGAGILSKTAFAQELPRLDPSSPTAQALNYVEVASDASDHPAYEEGELCSNCMFFNADNEGCQLFPQNSVEPDGWCQSWTAQA; encoded by the coding sequence ATGGCTAATCAAAGCCGTCGTAAGTTCATGCGTAACAGCGTAATGGGCCTCGCCGCCCTACCGTTTGGTGCTGGCATTCTATCAAAGACTGCTTTTGCCCAAGAGTTACCGCGCCTTGATCCTTCTAGTCCAACTGCTCAGGCACTTAACTACGTTGAAGTAGCTAGTGATGCGAGCGATCACCCCGCCTATGAAGAAGGTGAACTGTGCTCAAACTGCATGTTCTTTAATGCAGACAATGAAGGCTGCCAGCTATTCCCGCAAAATAGCGTTGAACCTGACGGCTGGTGTCAATCCTGGACAGCACAAGCGTAA
- the rlmB gene encoding 23S rRNA (guanosine(2251)-2'-O)-methyltransferase RlmB encodes MKSSSSRRGSRPAVRTPDGLDQVYGVHALESLLERGETPRELWVQQGSGNRLKELVANAQSRGAHVKEQSRDLLDQLTQGAAHQGVVAFCPPLVPEGEESLWLKLRAWQASAPPLLLVLDGVTDVHNFGACLRSADAAGAHGVIVAKDKAAPLNATVRKVACGAAEVVPVYQVTNLARTLAKLKDAGVWITGTAGEADASVFEIDMTGPTALVMGAEGKGMRRLTREACDNLAKLPMAGQVSSLNVSVATGICLFEAVRQRQLAS; translated from the coding sequence ATGAAATCGTCGTCGTCTCGACGTGGCTCGCGTCCAGCGGTACGTACACCAGATGGGTTAGATCAAGTGTATGGCGTTCACGCCCTTGAAAGCCTGCTGGAGCGGGGTGAAACGCCCCGTGAGCTGTGGGTGCAGCAGGGCTCTGGTAACCGCCTGAAAGAGTTGGTTGCTAATGCTCAGTCCCGTGGTGCGCATGTTAAAGAGCAGTCGCGTGACCTGTTGGATCAGCTTACGCAGGGCGCTGCTCATCAGGGCGTTGTAGCTTTTTGCCCCCCGCTGGTTCCCGAAGGGGAAGAGTCGCTATGGCTGAAGCTGCGTGCATGGCAGGCTTCTGCACCGCCGTTATTGTTAGTGCTGGATGGTGTTACCGATGTGCATAATTTCGGTGCGTGTCTTCGCAGTGCTGATGCAGCGGGTGCTCATGGAGTGATCGTAGCGAAGGATAAAGCTGCACCGCTGAACGCGACGGTGCGCAAAGTAGCGTGCGGTGCTGCTGAAGTGGTGCCTGTGTATCAGGTCACTAACCTGGCTCGTACGCTTGCCAAGCTTAAAGATGCCGGTGTGTGGATTACTGGCACGGCGGGTGAAGCTGACGCAAGTGTGTTTGAGATTGATATGACTGGCCCAACGGCATTAGTGATGGGAGCTGAAGGGAAGGGTATGCGTCGGCTAACTAGAGAAGCTTGCGACAACTTGGCAAAGCTGCCTATGGCGGGTCAAGTCTCCAGTTTGAACGTCTCGGTGGCGACGGGTATTTGTTTGTTTGAAGCTGTTCGTCAGCGGCAGCTTGCAAGTTAG